One window of Microbacterium sp. 1S1 genomic DNA carries:
- a CDS encoding isochorismatase family protein, with protein MSRALLIVDVQNDFTEGGALAVEGGDAVAAAVSAYLSSHAADYEVIMASRDWHDAEGDNGGHFSETPDYSDSWPAHCVAGTAGADYDPLLTTESVTHHVRKGQGRPAYSMFEGVTDDGATVAAVLSAAGVVTADVVGIATDHCVRASALDAIAHGVHVRVLTDLVAGVAPEPSAAALAELAHAGAELLESAEA; from the coding sequence ATGAGCAGAGCGCTTCTCATCGTCGACGTGCAGAACGACTTCACCGAGGGTGGAGCCCTCGCGGTGGAGGGCGGCGATGCGGTGGCTGCCGCCGTCTCCGCCTACCTCTCGTCGCACGCCGCGGACTACGAGGTCATCATGGCGTCCCGGGACTGGCACGACGCCGAGGGGGACAACGGCGGGCATTTCTCCGAAACCCCCGATTACTCCGACTCCTGGCCGGCGCACTGCGTCGCCGGGACCGCGGGAGCGGACTACGACCCGCTGCTGACGACGGAGAGCGTCACGCACCACGTACGCAAAGGTCAGGGGCGCCCGGCCTATTCGATGTTCGAGGGTGTCACCGACGATGGGGCGACGGTCGCCGCGGTCCTGAGCGCGGCCGGCGTCGTCACGGCCGACGTCGTCGGCATCGCCACGGACCACTGCGTCCGGGCTTCCGCTCTTGATGCCATCGCCCACGGCGTCCACGTCCGGGTGCTCACCGACCTGGTCGCCGGGGTCGCACCGGAACCGAGCGCTGCCGCTCTCGCGGAACTCGCACACGCGGGAGCCGAACTCCTCGAGAGCGCGGAGGCATGA
- a CDS encoding DNA polymerase III subunit delta' has product MPSTLAAPFPWADVWGQEAAIDTLRAASSDPAALSHAWLITGPPGSGRSTLAYAFAAALIAEGPDDEATMRQVLAGTHPDVTALRTDKVIITIAEARALVERSYFAPSAGRYRVIVVEDADRMVERTSNVLLKALEEPPEQTVWILCAPSEADLLPTIRSRVRSLRLREPDVADVSRLISLRTGVDEAVAEQAARHAQRHIGMAQRLATDDAARRRRDETLRAVLGVRGVNDAVEVAGRIIQAATEDAKALTAERDASERAALLRTVGVAEGQAVPPALRAQVSALEDEQKKRATRSLRDGIDRVLTDLQSLFRDVVMLQYGRGDDLINRELQTELTDLAAAWSVERTLIVLDHLAETREALERNVAPLLALESLLVTVTSGRKP; this is encoded by the coding sequence ATGCCCTCGACCCTCGCCGCACCGTTTCCGTGGGCCGACGTCTGGGGGCAGGAAGCCGCGATCGATACGCTCCGCGCCGCCTCGTCCGATCCGGCGGCGCTCTCGCACGCCTGGCTCATCACCGGCCCGCCAGGGTCCGGTCGCTCGACACTCGCCTATGCGTTCGCCGCCGCTCTCATCGCGGAGGGGCCGGACGACGAGGCCACCATGCGTCAGGTCCTCGCCGGGACCCACCCGGACGTCACCGCGCTGCGCACCGACAAGGTGATCATCACCATCGCCGAGGCGCGGGCCCTCGTGGAGCGGTCGTACTTCGCCCCGTCCGCCGGTCGGTACCGGGTCATCGTCGTCGAAGACGCCGACCGCATGGTCGAGCGCACCTCCAACGTGCTGCTCAAGGCGCTGGAGGAGCCGCCCGAGCAGACGGTCTGGATCCTCTGCGCTCCGAGCGAGGCCGACCTCCTGCCCACGATCCGTTCCCGCGTGCGGTCGCTGCGGCTCCGCGAGCCCGACGTGGCGGACGTGTCCCGCCTCATCAGCCTCCGTACGGGGGTGGACGAGGCCGTCGCCGAGCAGGCCGCACGCCACGCGCAGCGCCATATCGGAATGGCGCAGCGCCTCGCCACCGACGACGCCGCACGGCGCCGCCGCGACGAGACGCTCCGGGCCGTGCTGGGGGTGCGCGGGGTCAACGACGCCGTCGAGGTCGCCGGACGCATCATCCAGGCCGCGACGGAAGACGCCAAGGCGCTCACGGCGGAGCGGGATGCGAGCGAACGGGCCGCGCTCCTCCGCACCGTCGGCGTCGCCGAGGGGCAGGCGGTGCCCCCAGCTCTGCGGGCGCAGGTGTCGGCACTCGAAGACGAGCAGAAGAAGCGCGCGACGCGGAGTCTCCGCGACGGCATCGACCGCGTCCTCACCGATCTGCAGTCGCTCTTCCGGGACGTGGTGATGCTGCAGTACGGCCGAGGGGACGATCTCATCAACCGCGAGCTGCAGACCGAGCTGACCGACCTCGCGGCCGCCTGGAGCGTGGAGCGGACGCTCATCGTGCTCGATCATCTGGCCGAGACCCGTGAGGCGTTGGAGCGCAACGTCGCCCCGCTTCTCGCGCTCGAGAGTTTGCTCGTGACCGTCACGAGCGGGAGGAAACCGTGA
- a CDS encoding DUF1697 domain-containing protein, translating to MSRSVLLLRAVNVSGRNSVPMARLREVLTAATDLEDVSTYIASGNILCATPSDPAAACGTVRALIAAEFGVDTPVIHRTHAQLAASEAAQPFPEGDLKLVHAMFLEGPPATGALDVLGERLVPGERVALIGEDLWIDYAAGGVHTTKLTKAVLDRALGVAGTARNLRTVRKLLTLTD from the coding sequence ATGAGTCGCAGCGTCCTCCTTCTCCGCGCCGTGAACGTCAGTGGACGCAACAGCGTGCCCATGGCGCGGCTGCGTGAGGTGCTCACCGCCGCGACCGACCTGGAGGACGTCTCCACCTACATCGCCAGCGGCAACATCCTCTGCGCGACCCCGTCCGACCCGGCGGCCGCCTGTGGGACGGTGCGGGCGCTCATCGCGGCGGAGTTCGGCGTGGACACCCCCGTGATCCATCGCACCCATGCCCAGCTCGCGGCTTCGGAAGCAGCGCAGCCCTTCCCGGAGGGGGACCTGAAGCTCGTGCACGCGATGTTCCTCGAGGGTCCGCCGGCGACCGGTGCCCTCGACGTCCTCGGCGAGCGGCTGGTCCCGGGGGAGCGTGTCGCCCTCATCGGCGAGGATCTCTGGATCGACTACGCCGCCGGCGGAGTGCACACCACGAAGCTCACGAAGGCGGTGCTGGACAGGGCGCTCGGAGTCGCCGGGACGGCACGGAATCTGCGCACGGTCCGGAAGCTCCTCACGCTGACGGACTGA
- a CDS encoding DUF4244 domain-containing protein: MTETLPTLDRRRARALFGDDTGAATAEYAITTMAAVAFAGLLVAIMRSDEVRGILTGLVRRALTVS; encoded by the coding sequence ATGACCGAGACCCTGCCCACCCTGGACCGCCGCCGTGCCCGCGCCCTCTTCGGCGATGACACCGGAGCTGCGACAGCGGAATACGCCATCACCACGATGGCGGCCGTCGCGTTCGCGGGTCTGCTGGTGGCGATCATGCGCTCGGACGAGGTGCGCGGGATCCTCACGGGCCTCGTCCGTCGAGCCCTGACGGTCTCATGA
- the tmk gene encoding dTMP kinase, producing the protein MTAGPGLWITLEGGDGSGKTTQSDLLATWLEQSGRTVVRTREPGGSEVGQLIRDIVLHHRGDIAPRAEALLYAADRAHHVATVVRPALARGEIVLQDRYLDSSVAYQGAGRVLDAAQIRDLSLWAAEGALPALTVLLDLDPAAARTRLDSADKPFDRLEAEQESFHARVREAYLELARAEPERFLVLDAAEAPERIADRIRGRVSALLD; encoded by the coding sequence GTGACGGCAGGCCCCGGCCTCTGGATCACGCTGGAAGGCGGGGACGGTTCCGGGAAGACCACCCAGTCGGATCTCCTGGCCACCTGGCTCGAGCAGAGCGGTCGAACGGTCGTGCGCACCAGGGAGCCCGGAGGGTCCGAGGTCGGTCAGCTCATCCGCGACATCGTGCTCCACCATCGGGGCGACATCGCCCCTCGCGCCGAGGCTCTGCTCTACGCGGCCGACCGCGCCCATCACGTGGCGACCGTCGTACGCCCCGCCCTCGCGCGCGGAGAGATCGTGTTGCAGGACCGCTACCTCGACTCCTCCGTGGCGTACCAGGGGGCCGGGCGCGTGCTCGACGCCGCGCAGATCCGGGACCTGTCCCTGTGGGCGGCGGAAGGAGCTCTGCCGGCGCTGACCGTCCTCCTCGATCTCGATCCCGCCGCGGCGCGCACCCGCCTCGACTCCGCCGACAAGCCCTTCGATCGGCTGGAGGCGGAGCAGGAGTCCTTCCACGCCCGCGTGCGGGAGGCGTACCTCGAGCTCGCCCGGGCTGAGCCCGAGCGTTTCCTGGTGCTCGACGCCGCTGAGGCGCCGGAGCGCATCGCCGACCGCATCCGCGGCCGCGTCTCCGCTCTCCTCGACTGA
- a CDS encoding type II secretion system F family protein, with protein MVRRFGRQATAPEAADSVQTLAVLLQAGATPLVAWRHLASTGDDVAAAVLARTDDGMPLVSALEAQGGMWVELAAAWEIATTVGAPLADVLRSVAEALRDAASAADDVRVALAEPAGTARLLLWMPLSGLLLGVALGFDTFGVVVQNPLGTACAVAGLLLVLAARLWTRRLLRRAVADPRTPGMAAELMAVALSGGVPIDRARRLVAETRVVDPLGEERVRQVLDLSRAAGVPAVELLRAAAAQDRHRARVGGRLRAARLSTRLLLPLGVCTLPAFLLLGVAPLLLSVLAATPLPT; from the coding sequence GTGGTGAGGCGCTTCGGCCGTCAGGCGACGGCGCCGGAGGCGGCCGACTCCGTACAGACGCTCGCCGTGCTGCTCCAGGCGGGGGCCACCCCTCTCGTCGCCTGGCGCCACTTGGCGAGTACCGGGGACGACGTCGCAGCGGCGGTTCTCGCGCGCACGGACGACGGCATGCCGCTGGTCTCCGCGCTCGAGGCGCAGGGAGGGATGTGGGTCGAGCTCGCGGCCGCATGGGAGATCGCCACGACGGTGGGCGCCCCCCTCGCGGACGTGCTCCGCAGTGTCGCCGAGGCGCTCCGTGACGCGGCGTCGGCGGCGGACGACGTGCGGGTGGCCCTCGCCGAGCCGGCGGGCACGGCGCGGCTGCTGCTCTGGATGCCGCTCTCCGGTCTGCTGCTCGGAGTCGCGCTCGGATTCGACACGTTCGGCGTGGTGGTGCAGAACCCGCTGGGGACCGCGTGCGCGGTCGCAGGTCTGCTGCTCGTCCTCGCCGCCCGGCTCTGGACACGGCGACTGCTGCGTCGGGCGGTTGCCGATCCGCGCACCCCGGGGATGGCGGCAGAGCTCATGGCCGTGGCGCTCTCGGGTGGTGTCCCGATCGACCGCGCCCGCCGGCTCGTGGCCGAGACGCGCGTGGTCGATCCCCTGGGCGAGGAGCGGGTGCGTCAGGTGCTCGACCTGTCCCGCGCCGCCGGTGTTCCCGCCGTGGAGCTGCTGCGCGCCGCCGCGGCGCAGGACCGTCACCGAGCGAGGGTCGGCGGACGCCTCCGTGCCGCTCGGCTCTCCACTCGACTGCTGCTCCCGCTGGGCGTCTGCACGCTGCCGGCGTTCCTCCTGCTCGGCGTCGCGCCCCTCCTGCTCAGCGTGCTCGCTGCGACGCCCTTGCCGACCTGA
- a CDS encoding alpha/beta hydrolase, translating to MKTRSLPRLRRTAAIVAGLAAASVALSGCLYAMIPEQSSRPAVEKTPDTEGVAEDLLPYYSQELEWTDCGQGFDCTTVTAPLDWEDPGAGEIELSVVRHRAQGEAVGSLLTNPGGPGASGVDLIQGSLDYAVGPALIENYDVIGFDPRGVGSSTAVTCYDAKEMDEYLYGIPAAPRGTPEWESELLDSARAFGEACDVNSEGILPFITTVNAARDMDLLRAVLGDKELNYLGYSYGTFLGATYAKLYPEKAGRLVLDGAIDPSVPGLEVGATQALGFESALRAYMQDCLDSGSCPFNGTVDEAMADLGALLASADRTPLENGDGRLMGADAMMTAIIAALYSQDSWEILTQALDEALQGDPTTAFVLADYYNGRENGTYIDNSTEAFRAYNCMDYPVEDDPAAEAATEKKIAEGAPTIAPYWSGPDPCEVWPYPPTGTREKITAEGAGPIVVVGTTNDPATPYEWSESLADQLAEGVLITRVGEGHTGYNKGNVCVDEAVEAFLLEDVVPEDGLRCE from the coding sequence GTGAAGACTCGATCCCTGCCCCGCCTCCGCCGCACTGCGGCGATCGTCGCCGGCCTTGCGGCGGCCTCGGTCGCGCTGTCCGGGTGCCTGTACGCCATGATCCCGGAGCAGTCGTCGCGCCCGGCCGTGGAGAAGACGCCGGACACCGAGGGCGTCGCCGAAGATCTGCTGCCCTATTACTCCCAGGAGCTGGAGTGGACGGACTGCGGTCAGGGCTTCGACTGCACCACCGTCACCGCGCCGCTCGACTGGGAAGACCCCGGCGCGGGCGAGATCGAACTCTCTGTCGTGCGGCATCGTGCCCAGGGTGAGGCGGTCGGCTCCCTGCTGACCAATCCCGGCGGGCCGGGCGCCAGCGGCGTCGACCTCATCCAGGGGTCCCTCGACTACGCCGTCGGCCCGGCCCTCATCGAGAACTACGACGTCATCGGCTTCGATCCCCGTGGCGTCGGCTCCTCGACTGCCGTCACCTGCTACGACGCGAAGGAGATGGACGAGTACTTGTACGGCATCCCCGCCGCGCCCCGGGGAACCCCGGAGTGGGAATCCGAGCTGCTCGACTCGGCACGCGCCTTCGGCGAGGCGTGCGACGTCAACAGCGAGGGGATTCTGCCCTTCATCACCACGGTGAACGCGGCCAGGGACATGGACCTTCTCCGCGCCGTCTTGGGCGACAAGGAGCTCAACTACCTCGGGTACTCGTATGGCACGTTCCTCGGCGCGACCTACGCCAAGCTGTACCCGGAGAAGGCCGGCCGGCTCGTCCTCGACGGGGCCATCGACCCCTCCGTGCCCGGACTCGAGGTCGGCGCCACGCAGGCCCTCGGCTTCGAGTCGGCGCTGCGGGCCTACATGCAGGACTGCCTCGACTCCGGCTCGTGCCCCTTCAACGGCACGGTCGACGAGGCGATGGCCGACCTCGGCGCTCTGCTCGCGAGCGCCGACCGCACGCCCCTCGAGAACGGCGACGGGCGACTCATGGGCGCCGATGCGATGATGACCGCGATCATCGCGGCGCTGTACTCCCAGGACAGCTGGGAGATCCTCACCCAGGCGCTCGACGAGGCGCTGCAGGGTGATCCGACGACCGCGTTCGTGCTCGCGGATTACTACAACGGCCGTGAGAACGGGACCTACATCGACAACTCGACCGAGGCGTTCCGTGCGTACAACTGCATGGACTACCCGGTCGAGGACGACCCCGCCGCCGAGGCCGCCACCGAGAAGAAGATCGCGGAGGGTGCTCCGACCATCGCGCCGTACTGGTCGGGACCGGATCCGTGCGAGGTGTGGCCGTATCCGCCGACCGGGACCCGCGAGAAGATCACGGCGGAGGGTGCGGGCCCGATCGTCGTCGTCGGCACCACCAACGACCCGGCGACCCCGTACGAGTGGTCGGAGTCGCTGGCCGACCAGCTCGCCGAGGGGGTCCTCATCACCCGCGTGGGCGAGGGACACACCGGTTACAACAAGGGCAACGTCTGCGTCGACGAGGCGGTGGAGGCGTTCCTGCTCGAGGACGTGGTGCCGGAAGACGGCCTGCGCTGCGAGTGA
- a CDS encoding Rv3654c family TadE-like protein, producing MAGSALAAALLVVSGTLSLGLAAVGGAAVTAQRTAGASDAAALAAADAASGAVPTAEEPCALAATVAAANGAALTRCSLEGDVATVSVEAAYAGLAAVSRARAGPPEEP from the coding sequence ATGGCCGGGTCGGCGCTCGCAGCCGCCCTCCTCGTCGTGAGCGGCACCCTGTCCCTCGGGCTCGCGGCTGTCGGCGGGGCAGCGGTCACCGCTCAGCGCACGGCCGGAGCGTCGGACGCCGCCGCGCTGGCCGCGGCCGACGCCGCCAGCGGAGCCGTGCCGACGGCTGAGGAGCCGTGCGCGTTGGCCGCGACGGTCGCCGCGGCCAACGGTGCAGCGCTGACGCGCTGTTCGCTGGAAGGGGATGTGGCGACCGTGTCGGTGGAGGCGGCGTACGCTGGACTCGCTGCTGTCTCCCGAGCCCGCGCTGGGCCACCCGAGGAACCATGA
- a CDS encoding TadE family type IV pilus minor pilin — protein MALPAVLLVLLLGVGALGAASRQVALQDAVADAARLLGRGEDTAAAVRVVDRAVPGARASFTESDGLVCTTATVRVSVGAVIGFPLRASSCALDGGR, from the coding sequence GTGGCACTGCCCGCCGTGCTGCTCGTTCTGCTGCTCGGCGTCGGCGCTCTTGGGGCGGCATCCCGACAGGTGGCGCTCCAGGACGCCGTTGCCGACGCGGCTCGTCTCCTGGGTCGTGGTGAGGACACGGCCGCGGCGGTGCGCGTCGTGGACCGAGCCGTCCCCGGCGCCAGAGCGTCGTTCACGGAGTCCGACGGCCTCGTGTGCACGACGGCGACCGTTCGGGTCTCGGTCGGCGCCGTCATCGGGTTCCCCCTGCGGGCATCGAGCTGCGCCCTCGACGGAGGACGCTGA
- the topA gene encoding type I DNA topoisomerase, which translates to MAEGKKLVIVESPTKMRSIQGYLGDGYEVLSSVGHIRDLADKKDIPAEAKKAYGKYSIDIDNGFDPYYVVSDRKTKTVAELKRALKHADEVLLATDEDREGEAIAWHLLETLKPKVPVKRMVFHEITKDAIQAAVGNTRELDHALVDAQETRRILDRLYGWDVSPVLWYKVKTGISAGRVQSAATRLIVDRERERMAFVSAEYWDVDADAAATGTSFRIRLVRVDGGQLARGSDFDDTGKLKKAVVVLDEAKASALARAVDAAGAGTVTKVEAKPGTRSPYAPFTTSTMQQEAGRKLSMSAKQAMSVAQRLYEKGYITYMRTDSTALSTQAVQAARSQAVALYGDNAVPLKPRVYKSKSKNAQEAHEAIRPSGENFRTPSSLSGELDREEQRLYDLIWKRTVASQMSDAKYETTTVTIAVEADGQTAEFTASGTVYTFKGFLEAYEEGRDEKRSDADAAENQSLPAVAVGDELAVSAAEAKGHRTTPKPRYTEASLVKVLEEKGIGRPSTFATIPETILDRGYAVKRGQALVPTWLAFSVVRLLEEHFADLVDYDFTAALEDDLDTIARGEQNRVEWLKSFYFGSDSHVGLRQVVDNLGEIDARALNSTRITDTATLRFGKYGPYLEVADPADPEAKPRIVNVPEDLAPDELTPEKAQELIDAPVAGDRVLGVNPENGKVVVVKDGRFGPYVQENDPVSDDAAVDEATGEVVEAPKPKRGSKKEAAPKPRTASLFRSMSVDTIDLDTALQLLSLPRVVGVDPETGDEITAQNGRFGPYLKKGTDSRSLESESQIFDVTLEQALEIYQQPKYGARRASSALAEFDADPVSGKPIRVRDGRFGPYVTDGETNVTIPRGQTPDDITFEIAVQMLADKRAKGPAPKRGAAKKAPAKKAPAKKAPAKKAPATKTASTAKKSTAAKTSTTSAARSAAAKKAAATRAANAAAKAAEKADS; encoded by the coding sequence TTGGCTGAAGGCAAGAAGCTCGTCATCGTCGAGTCCCCGACGAAGATGCGGTCTATTCAGGGATACCTCGGCGACGGCTACGAGGTGCTCAGCTCCGTCGGCCACATCCGCGACCTCGCCGACAAGAAGGACATCCCGGCCGAGGCGAAGAAGGCCTACGGCAAGTACTCCATCGACATCGACAACGGCTTCGACCCTTACTACGTCGTCTCGGACCGCAAGACCAAGACGGTCGCCGAACTCAAGCGCGCCCTGAAGCACGCCGACGAGGTCCTGCTCGCCACTGATGAGGACCGCGAAGGGGAGGCCATCGCCTGGCATCTGCTGGAGACGTTGAAGCCCAAGGTCCCCGTCAAGCGCATGGTGTTCCACGAGATCACCAAGGACGCGATCCAGGCCGCGGTCGGCAACACCCGTGAACTCGACCACGCCCTCGTCGACGCGCAGGAGACCCGGCGCATCCTCGACCGCCTCTACGGCTGGGACGTCTCGCCCGTGCTCTGGTACAAGGTCAAGACGGGGATTTCGGCCGGCCGGGTGCAGTCCGCCGCGACCCGCCTGATCGTCGACCGCGAGCGCGAGCGGATGGCCTTCGTCTCCGCGGAGTACTGGGACGTCGACGCCGATGCCGCTGCGACCGGTACGTCCTTCCGCATCCGCCTGGTGCGCGTGGACGGGGGGCAGCTCGCCCGCGGGTCCGACTTCGACGACACCGGGAAGCTCAAGAAGGCGGTCGTCGTTCTCGACGAGGCCAAGGCGTCGGCCCTGGCCCGCGCCGTGGATGCCGCGGGTGCGGGAACCGTCACCAAGGTCGAGGCCAAGCCGGGCACCCGCAGCCCCTACGCCCCGTTCACCACCTCCACCATGCAGCAGGAGGCCGGACGCAAGCTCTCGATGAGCGCGAAGCAGGCGATGAGCGTCGCCCAGCGCCTCTACGAGAAGGGGTACATCACCTACATGCGTACCGACTCCACGGCGCTGAGCACCCAGGCGGTGCAGGCGGCGCGGAGCCAAGCCGTCGCTCTCTACGGCGACAACGCGGTGCCGCTCAAGCCGCGGGTCTACAAGTCGAAGAGCAAGAACGCCCAGGAGGCGCACGAGGCGATCCGTCCCTCCGGCGAGAACTTCCGCACCCCGTCCTCGCTGTCCGGCGAGCTCGACCGCGAGGAGCAGCGGCTGTACGACCTCATCTGGAAGCGCACGGTCGCGAGCCAGATGTCGGATGCCAAGTACGAGACGACGACCGTCACCATCGCGGTCGAGGCGGACGGCCAGACGGCCGAGTTCACCGCCTCCGGCACGGTCTACACGTTCAAGGGCTTCCTCGAGGCGTACGAAGAGGGCCGTGACGAGAAGCGCAGCGACGCCGACGCCGCCGAGAACCAGTCCCTTCCCGCTGTCGCCGTCGGCGACGAGCTGGCCGTGTCCGCCGCGGAGGCGAAGGGTCACCGCACGACGCCCAAGCCGCGCTACACCGAGGCCTCCCTGGTGAAGGTGCTCGAGGAGAAGGGCATCGGACGCCCCTCGACGTTCGCCACGATCCCGGAGACCATCCTCGACCGCGGGTATGCGGTCAAGCGCGGCCAGGCCCTCGTGCCGACGTGGCTCGCGTTCAGCGTGGTCCGGCTGCTCGAGGAGCACTTCGCCGACCTCGTCGACTACGACTTCACAGCGGCGCTGGAGGACGACCTCGACACCATCGCGCGCGGCGAGCAGAACCGCGTCGAGTGGCTGAAGTCGTTCTACTTCGGCTCCGACTCGCACGTGGGACTCCGGCAGGTCGTGGACAACCTCGGCGAGATCGACGCCCGCGCACTCAATTCGACGCGGATCACCGACACCGCGACCCTCCGCTTCGGCAAGTACGGTCCCTACCTCGAAGTCGCCGACCCGGCGGACCCGGAGGCCAAGCCCCGGATCGTCAACGTCCCAGAAGACCTCGCCCCCGACGAGCTCACGCCGGAGAAGGCGCAGGAACTCATCGACGCGCCTGTTGCCGGCGATCGGGTCCTGGGCGTGAACCCGGAGAACGGCAAGGTCGTCGTCGTCAAGGACGGACGGTTCGGTCCCTACGTGCAGGAGAACGACCCGGTGTCCGACGACGCCGCGGTGGACGAGGCCACCGGCGAGGTCGTCGAGGCGCCCAAGCCGAAGCGCGGCTCGAAGAAGGAAGCGGCGCCCAAGCCCCGCACCGCATCGCTGTTCCGCTCCATGTCCGTCGACACGATCGACCTGGACACCGCGCTGCAGCTGCTGAGCCTGCCGCGCGTGGTCGGAGTCGACCCGGAGACGGGTGACGAGATCACCGCGCAGAACGGCCGCTTCGGTCCGTATCTGAAGAAGGGGACCGACTCGCGGTCACTGGAGAGCGAGTCGCAGATCTTCGACGTCACGCTGGAACAGGCGCTGGAGATCTACCAGCAGCCCAAGTACGGCGCTCGCCGGGCGTCGAGCGCGCTCGCGGAGTTCGACGCCGACCCGGTGAGCGGCAAGCCCATCCGCGTGCGTGACGGCCGATTCGGCCCGTACGTCACCGACGGTGAGACGAACGTCACGATCCCGCGCGGGCAGACCCCGGACGACATCACGTTCGAGATCGCCGTGCAGATGCTCGCCGACAAGCGCGCCAAGGGACCGGCGCCCAAGCGGGGAGCGGCGAAGAAGGCTCCGGCGAAGAAGGCTCCGGCCAAGAAGGCGCCTGCGAAGAAGGCTCCGGCCACGAAGACGGCCTCCACCGCCAAGAAGTCCACGGCGGCGAAGACCTCGACCACATCGGCGGCACGCTCGGCCGCGGCCAAGAAGGCGGCGGCGACCAGGGCGGCGAACGCGGCGGCGAAGGCAGCCGAGAAGGCGGACTCGTGA
- a CDS encoding TadA family conjugal transfer-associated ATPase, protein MTDRFVIQPRLSGPSGEAPASPQAALRAEPAFAPLAAFVDEAVTDVFLNGADALFVDRGNGAEHIAAWRGTEREVRDLAVALVALGGRHLDDQTPCVDVRLGSGVRVHAVLGPVAAQGTALSIRIPRVHAADLDGLAARGAFDARQQRWLRGLVHSRANVLLTGGTGSGKTTMLSALLSAVPHDERIVTIEDVAELRPRHPHHVALEARQPNLEGAGGIDLARLVRESLRMRPDRLVVGECRGEEVRELLAALNTGHDGGAGTLHASGLSDVPARLEALGALAGMDAVALARQAVSAFTVVLHLERTTDGIRRIRSAGRFLIARDRLALEEVRPW, encoded by the coding sequence ATGACCGATCGATTCGTCATCCAGCCCCGCCTGTCCGGGCCCTCCGGCGAGGCGCCTGCCTCCCCGCAGGCGGCGCTCAGAGCGGAACCGGCGTTCGCGCCCCTCGCAGCCTTCGTCGACGAGGCGGTCACCGATGTGTTCCTGAACGGTGCGGACGCCCTGTTCGTCGACCGGGGGAACGGCGCGGAGCACATCGCGGCGTGGCGGGGCACGGAGCGCGAGGTCCGCGACCTCGCGGTCGCTCTCGTGGCGCTCGGTGGTCGTCACCTCGACGACCAGACGCCCTGCGTCGACGTGCGGCTCGGCTCTGGCGTGCGCGTGCATGCGGTGCTCGGCCCCGTGGCTGCGCAGGGGACGGCTCTCTCGATCAGGATCCCCCGTGTGCACGCGGCCGATCTCGACGGGCTCGCCGCGCGCGGTGCGTTCGACGCTCGCCAGCAACGGTGGCTCAGGGGGCTGGTGCACTCCCGCGCCAACGTCCTCCTCACGGGAGGCACGGGCAGCGGCAAGACGACGATGCTGTCGGCTCTACTGTCCGCCGTTCCGCACGACGAGCGCATCGTCACGATCGAGGACGTCGCCGAGCTGCGGCCCCGCCATCCGCACCACGTGGCGTTGGAGGCGCGTCAGCCGAACCTCGAAGGGGCAGGCGGAATCGATCTCGCCCGGTTGGTCCGGGAGTCGCTACGGATGAGACCGGACCGCCTCGTGGTCGGCGAGTGCCGCGGTGAAGAGGTCCGCGAACTGCTCGCCGCCCTCAACACCGGGCACGACGGAGGGGCCGGCACCCTGCACGCCAGCGGCCTGTCGGACGTTCCGGCGCGGTTGGAGGCGCTGGGCGCCCTGGCAGGCATGGACGCTGTCGCCCTCGCGCGCCAGGCCGTGAGCGCGTTCACCGTCGTGCTGCATCTCGAGAGGACCACGGACGGCATACGCCGTATCCGCAGCGCGGGACGCTTCCTCATCGCGCGGGACCGCCTGGCGCTCGAGGAGGTGCGCCCGTGGTGA